In a single window of the Salvelinus namaycush isolate Seneca chromosome 18, SaNama_1.0, whole genome shotgun sequence genome:
- the LOC120063064 gene encoding glutathione S-transferase theta-1-like: protein MAGRKTVELEVYLDLLSQPCRAIHIFLNCNKIPHKVKTVAIRKGENRTPEYTKLNPMQKVPVMVDNDFVLTESDAILKYLATKYDVPGNWYPRHPERRARVDEYTAWHHTNTRPHAAKVFLMEVLLPHMTGQPADPLKVERALADLSDTLEKLENMFLKRQPFLCGDDISLADLLAMCELMQPLGGGRDILKDRPKLLSWKSRVQSALGDSFDKAHTVLYSLRDRSKAKL from the exons ATGGCTGGTAGAAAGACCGTAGAACTAGAAGTGTATTTAGATTTATTGTCACAACCATGTAGAGCAATACATATATTTCTTAACTGCAATAAAATTCCACACAAGGTGAAAACAGTTGCAATACGAAAAG GGGAGAATAGGACACCAGAGTATACAAAACTCAATCCCATGCAGAAGGTGCCTGTGATGGTCGACAATGACTTTGTTCTGACTGAGAG TGATGCAATATTAAAATACCTGGCCACCAAATACGATGTCCCAGGTAACTGGTATCCACGCCACccagagaggagagcgagagtgGATGAATACACAGCCTGGCACCATACCAACACCCGGCCACATGCGGCCAAGGTCTTTCTCATGGAG GTTTTACTGCCCCATATGACTGGGCAGCCAGCAGACCCACTGAAGGTGGAGAGGGCTTTGGCAGACCTGAGTGACACTCTGGAGAAGCTGGAGAACATGTTCCTCAAGAGGCAGcccttcctctgtggagatgacaTCAGCCTGGCTGACCTGCTGGCCATGTGTGAACTCATGCAG CCCCTAGGTGGCGGCAGAGACATCCTGAAGGATCGTCCCAAGCTGTTGAGCTGGAAAAGTCGTGTCCAGTCTGCGCTGGGTGATT